A window of Costertonia aggregata contains these coding sequences:
- a CDS encoding Ig-like domain-containing protein, with product MHKPTFLFLIALLYIFNSCSNSSDNPEEPDVIAPTVSISIAGFPNNTTSGPIVVSNRIEINVDAKDAGGIAKIEAFIDEQKVGEDTTAPYQIIIDVSSFDSKVVSTDKFKDFILKVSATDMAGNVTSTQQTINIDNEMPSIMGVSLQEGTTINGDTNPVVFEVMDNEVLSSVKTFLNGELLSEVTDGNFVANINTLNLDDGDNIFKIEAMDSADNLSVFEVNFISDNTGPEISLENLEDGQILDELISLNPQVTDEFSEIASLEVKLRGEQIQFFEDLGNTNFEFNPETYPVGDSMFTFIAIDELGNETSFNINNSILRLLIKVSIPEGFLSSSWTSFWVFASEMDGTPIVTKSVALQDDLIRLHAPTEFDFDKKFMLTFLADDNSFSDSFNRITNIQGITRDNLSEINFNLPRRRSVLTTATIPVTGFVNEEYIAGHGIDYTFSHFNFEQSGNFETISLNDTNNSSSNYYLYSNNLENFPYAHYRLSEPLIDGQTIDLNDFITDADIASSSFNVSGVSSVVNNQLQILGFETSNDSQNDIFHEIYRGSPELIFGGVYEFHYNTNFDSYSHQLVLDTYLTNRKGLPASNYSIPNWSLDYQQSGNDITISKSGGDHSLGRIRLSPADGLGGDYIMTVLFDSQSADVITLPEIPEEMKDLSLYTVAQNQGFDFEQVHLTSFDNITSYEQYLDLIIKNNRDHNSFSNTVISKMKSTSDSGTPFNSFHFN from the coding sequence ATGCACAAGCCTACCTTCCTATTTCTGATTGCTTTATTATATATTTTTAATTCCTGTTCCAATAGCTCCGATAATCCGGAAGAACCTGACGTCATAGCTCCTACCGTTTCAATATCCATTGCCGGTTTTCCCAACAATACCACTTCAGGGCCTATTGTAGTAAGCAATCGAATAGAAATTAATGTAGATGCCAAGGACGCAGGCGGTATAGCAAAAATTGAAGCTTTTATAGATGAACAGAAGGTAGGAGAGGATACCACAGCTCCCTATCAAATCATTATTGATGTTTCCTCGTTCGATTCAAAAGTGGTCAGTACCGATAAGTTTAAGGATTTTATTCTAAAGGTCTCTGCAACCGACATGGCCGGAAATGTTACTTCTACCCAACAAACGATAAACATAGACAACGAAATGCCATCGATTATGGGAGTTTCGTTGCAAGAAGGAACCACAATCAATGGAGATACCAACCCTGTGGTTTTTGAAGTTATGGACAATGAAGTGCTCAGCTCCGTAAAAACGTTTCTCAACGGAGAACTCTTATCGGAGGTTACCGATGGTAATTTCGTGGCCAATATCAATACGCTGAATTTAGATGATGGTGACAATATTTTTAAGATAGAGGCTATGGATTCCGCAGATAATCTATCAGTTTTTGAAGTGAATTTTATTTCCGATAATACAGGGCCTGAGATTAGTTTGGAGAACTTGGAAGATGGCCAAATCTTGGATGAGCTTATCTCCTTAAACCCACAAGTCACCGACGAATTCTCAGAGATAGCATCTTTGGAAGTGAAGTTAAGGGGAGAACAAATACAGTTTTTTGAAGACCTTGGAAATACAAATTTCGAGTTTAATCCCGAAACATATCCCGTTGGCGACTCAATGTTTACTTTTATTGCCATAGATGAATTAGGTAATGAAACGTCATTTAATATAAATAATAGTATTTTAAGGCTTCTCATCAAGGTATCCATACCTGAAGGGTTTTTAAGCTCTAGTTGGACTAGTTTTTGGGTTTTTGCATCAGAAATGGACGGGACTCCAATAGTTACTAAATCAGTTGCCTTACAGGATGACTTGATTCGGTTACATGCACCGACTGAATTTGATTTTGACAAAAAGTTTATGCTTACATTTTTAGCAGATGACAATTCTTTCTCTGATTCATTTAATAGGATAACCAATATTCAGGGAATTACAAGAGATAATTTGTCGGAAATAAATTTCAATTTACCCAGACGTCGTTCCGTATTAACTACTGCTACTATTCCGGTAACTGGGTTTGTTAATGAAGAATATATTGCAGGTCATGGCATAGACTATACTTTTAGCCATTTTAATTTTGAACAATCGGGCAATTTTGAAACCATTAGTCTTAATGATACAAACAATTCTTCCTCAAATTATTATCTCTACAGTAATAATTTGGAAAATTTCCCCTATGCCCATTATCGACTCTCCGAACCTTTGATCGATGGCCAAACCATTGACTTAAATGATTTTATTACGGATGCGGATATAGCAAGCTCATCATTTAATGTAAGTGGAGTTAGTTCTGTGGTTAATAATCAACTACAAATCCTAGGATTCGAAACTTCAAATGATAGTCAGAATGATATTTTTCATGAAATTTATAGAGGAAGCCCAGAGCTCATTTTCGGTGGAGTATACGAGTTTCATTATAATACAAATTTTGATTCTTATTCACATCAACTTGTACTAGATACGTACTTAACTAACCGAAAAGGGCTACCGGCGAGTAATTACTCAATACCTAATTGGTCATTAGATTATCAACAGTCGGGCAATGATATTACAATATCAAAATCAGGGGGAGATCATTCTTTGGGACGAATCAGGTTAAGTCCGGCTGATGGTTTGGGTGGCGATTATATAATGACAGTTTTGTTTGACAGTCAATCTGCAGATGTGATTACTCTTCCAGAAATACCCGAGGAGATGAAGGATTTGTCCTTATATACTGTGGCGCAAAATCAAGGGTTTGACTTTGAACAGGTGCATCTTACTTCTTTTGATAATATTACATCGTATGAGCAATACTTGGATTTAATTATCAAAAATAATAGGGATCACAACAGCTTTTCCAATACCGTAATAAGTAAAATGAAATCTACAAGTGATAGTGGCACCCCCTTCAATTCTTTTCATTTTAACTAA
- a CDS encoding amidohydrolase family protein translates to MIKKSLLLLFLSITVVTSSQDNKIKVLVGGTLIDGYGSEPIKNSVVLIEGKKIKSVGTIDNMLIPENAEVISTEGMTVLPGLWDMHVHTMINGHADYSYWDKTYPPLFKDVIMPASAHQLLMAGVTSARDLGAPLEESIAVRDAINNGDIPGATLYVSGPFIQHKPYPGTEDFRWGVYGAEDGKKKIRKLAKAGVDVIKLIDQDQMTMEELRAIVDEAHKNGLKVVAHGHRPEEIRRGLMVDVDCFEHTGLSSAPQYPDDIMQMISERTADMSKGPLFWCPTVEGLYNYEYTRDNPEKLDNDSWHRGLPDTVITDIKNSIKHPDRLPYFQLTPIRKPTLQTKIKQLLDAGVVLLIGTDSGIPLKFHSQSTWNELDIWVNEFGIDPMYAIRAATYWPSLWMGVSDEVGTITPGKYADIIAVEGDVLRYISLLQNVDMIIKHGKRYK, encoded by the coding sequence ATGATTAAAAAATCTTTACTTCTTTTATTCTTATCCATTACAGTCGTCACATCTTCTCAAGACAATAAGATCAAAGTATTGGTTGGGGGAACTCTTATTGATGGATATGGATCAGAACCAATTAAAAATAGCGTAGTACTTATTGAGGGTAAAAAAATAAAATCTGTTGGAACCATAGATAATATGTTAATTCCTGAAAATGCTGAAGTTATTTCTACAGAGGGTATGACAGTATTACCTGGCCTATGGGATATGCATGTACACACCATGATAAATGGTCATGCCGACTATAGCTATTGGGACAAAACATACCCACCATTGTTCAAGGATGTGATTATGCCAGCTTCAGCCCATCAGTTATTGATGGCCGGGGTTACGAGTGCTCGTGATTTAGGTGCTCCTTTAGAAGAAAGTATAGCCGTACGCGACGCAATCAACAACGGAGATATTCCTGGTGCAACTCTATATGTATCAGGGCCTTTTATACAGCACAAACCTTATCCGGGAACGGAAGATTTTAGATGGGGGGTATATGGAGCCGAAGATGGTAAAAAGAAAATTCGTAAACTGGCGAAAGCAGGTGTGGATGTTATCAAATTAATAGATCAAGATCAAATGACCATGGAAGAGCTTAGGGCCATTGTGGACGAGGCACATAAAAATGGTTTAAAAGTAGTGGCCCATGGCCATAGGCCAGAAGAAATCAGAAGAGGTCTAATGGTAGATGTTGATTGTTTTGAGCATACCGGACTATCATCTGCTCCTCAATATCCGGATGATATCATGCAAATGATTTCGGAGCGAACCGCCGATATGAGCAAAGGTCCGTTATTCTGGTGCCCAACCGTTGAAGGACTTTATAATTATGAATATACACGTGATAATCCCGAAAAGCTGGACAATGATTCTTGGCATAGAGGTTTACCGGATACGGTAATAACCGATATTAAAAATAGTATTAAACATCCTGACCGTTTGCCTTATTTTCAATTAACACCTATTAGAAAGCCTACTTTGCAAACAAAAATCAAACAATTGTTGGATGCAGGTGTAGTACTATTAATAGGTACAGATAGTGGTATACCCTTGAAGTTTCATAGCCAATCTACATGGAATGAGTTGGATATTTGGGTCAATGAGTTCGGAATAGACCCCATGTATGCCATACGAGCTGCTACATATTGGCCATCTTTATGGATGGGTGTTTCCGATGAAGTTGGTACAATAACCCCGGGAAAATATGCTGATATTATAGCAGTTGAGGGTGATGTACTACGATATATTAGTTTGTTGCAGAACGTAGACATGATAATAAAACATGGTAAACGGTACAAATAA
- a CDS encoding THUMP domain-containing class I SAM-dependent RNA methyltransferase has translation MGNNFKMIAKTLFGFEEILAKELRNLGAGHVKEGVRHVSFEGDTGFMYKANLCLRTAIKIIKPIHSFPVRDDKDLYRKIYYMDWKDYLTVDETFAIDTTVSSDIFTHSLYVSQKTKDAIVDKFRDTDGRRPNVDIKQPDLRINIHIHNNTCNVSLDSSGSSLHHRGYRTATNIAPINEVLAAGLLLLSGWDGQCDFLDPMCGSGTMLTEAAMIACNIPVNINRKGFAFEKWHDFDEELYEKIVEASLKKTREFHHKITGFDKAPSAIRKAQDNIENANLAEYITVKHENFFKTKKQSNGQLHMCFNPPYGERLDIEMEDFYSNIGDTLKRNYPGTNAWFITSNLGALKCVGLRPSRKIKVFNSHLESRLVKYEIYEGSKKAKYNKESQT, from the coding sequence ATGGGTAATAATTTTAAAATGATCGCCAAAACCCTTTTCGGTTTTGAGGAAATATTGGCCAAAGAATTACGTAACCTTGGTGCAGGGCATGTAAAAGAAGGTGTAAGACATGTATCTTTTGAAGGCGATACCGGTTTTATGTACAAGGCCAACCTCTGCTTGCGAACTGCCATAAAAATCATAAAGCCCATACATTCTTTTCCGGTTAGGGATGATAAAGATTTATATCGAAAGATTTATTATATGGATTGGAAGGATTACCTAACAGTTGATGAAACTTTTGCCATTGACACCACGGTGAGTTCCGATATTTTTACACATTCTCTTTATGTTTCACAAAAAACCAAGGACGCCATAGTAGATAAGTTTCGCGATACCGATGGTCGAAGGCCCAACGTAGACATTAAGCAACCTGATTTGCGAATCAACATCCACATACATAACAATACCTGTAATGTTTCTTTGGATAGCTCTGGATCTTCATTACACCATCGCGGTTATAGAACGGCAACGAATATTGCCCCAATCAATGAGGTTTTGGCTGCGGGGCTTTTATTGTTGAGCGGTTGGGACGGCCAGTGCGATTTTTTAGACCCTATGTGCGGCAGTGGTACAATGCTTACCGAAGCCGCCATGATTGCCTGTAATATTCCTGTCAACATTAACCGAAAAGGTTTTGCCTTTGAAAAATGGCATGATTTTGACGAAGAATTATATGAAAAAATCGTAGAGGCCAGTTTAAAAAAGACAAGGGAGTTTCATCATAAAATAACAGGGTTTGATAAGGCTCCTTCAGCGATACGAAAAGCCCAGGATAATATAGAAAACGCAAACTTGGCTGAGTATATAACTGTTAAACATGAGAATTTTTTTAAGACTAAAAAGCAATCCAACGGTCAGTTGCATATGTGCTTTAACCCACCCTACGGGGAAAGATTGGATATTGAGATGGAAGATTTTTATAGCAATATAGGGGATACCTTAAAAAGAAATTATCCGGGTACTAATGCATGGTTCATTACCTCCAATCTAGGTGCCCTAAAATGTGTAGGATTGCGACCTTCAAGAAAAATAAAGGTGTTTAATAGTCATTTGGAATCCCGTTTGGTTAAGTATGAAATATATGAGGGCAGTAAAAAGGCAAAATATAATAAAGAGTCCCAGACATGA
- the trhA gene encoding PAQR family membrane homeostasis protein TrhA has product MVNGTNNSPTELVEKKSSYHQEERLNSLSHALGILLGIIGLYFLLDKHAPKSPYATLSILIYGVSVILLFTASTLYHSVSNVKLKRKLRVLDHISIYFLIAGTYTPVALITLVNGNGWSIFYTVWGIAAIGTLLKLFFTGKYEYISLLLYLIMGWLIVLDFRSLLEQTTSLGMQLLMLGGAFYTIGIVFYAIRKIPYNHLIWHFFVLGGAISHYFLILLAVI; this is encoded by the coding sequence ATGGTAAACGGTACAAATAATTCCCCCACCGAGTTGGTAGAAAAAAAATCGTCTTATCACCAAGAAGAAAGATTAAACTCATTATCACATGCCTTGGGTATTTTATTGGGAATCATAGGTCTTTATTTCCTATTGGATAAGCATGCGCCTAAAAGTCCCTATGCTACTTTAAGCATCTTGATTTACGGTGTCTCTGTAATCTTATTGTTCACGGCATCTACCTTATATCATTCGGTTTCCAATGTTAAATTGAAAAGAAAGCTTAGGGTTTTAGATCATATTAGTATCTATTTTTTAATCGCGGGCACCTACACTCCGGTAGCTTTGATTACTTTGGTGAACGGGAACGGATGGTCTATCTTTTACACGGTATGGGGTATTGCGGCCATAGGTACCTTGCTCAAACTTTTTTTCACGGGAAAATACGAATATATCTCTCTATTACTCTACCTGATCATGGGCTGGTTGATCGTACTGGATTTTAGGAGCTTATTGGAACAAACTACTTCTTTGGGGATGCAATTACTTATGTTAGGAGGTGCTTTCTATACCATAGGGATTGTGTTCTATGCCATTCGAAAAATTCCATACAACCATTTAATCTGGCATTTTTTTGTTTTGGGAGGGGCTATTTCACATTACTTTCTGATATTATTGGCAGTCATTTAG
- a CDS encoding ZIP family metal transporter has protein sequence MIYILPILGVVLSFIFVLITRPKKKEHFKLLLAFSGAFLLALTIFEMLPEVYENSDPKIVGIFIMLGILLQIFLEFFSKGAEHGHVHLTSGNSVFPWLLFISLSLHSLLEGFPALTNDTIIYGILIHKIPIAIILSIFLLASKLKIQYVVFFILMFSFMTPLGTLLADNVPFLLKYATSINALVIGVFLHISTVILFESSEGHKFNLRKLLVIVLGIVIAYIL, from the coding sequence ATGATTTATATTTTGCCCATTCTTGGGGTGGTTTTGAGTTTTATTTTTGTTTTAATCACCAGGCCTAAGAAAAAAGAGCATTTTAAATTGCTGTTGGCCTTTAGTGGGGCCTTTTTATTGGCACTTACCATTTTTGAGATGCTACCCGAGGTTTACGAGAATTCAGACCCTAAAATCGTAGGTATATTTATTATGCTGGGTATTTTACTTCAGATTTTTTTGGAGTTTTTTTCTAAAGGTGCCGAACATGGCCATGTACATCTGACCAGTGGTAATTCGGTTTTTCCTTGGCTATTGTTTATAAGTTTAAGCCTACATTCCTTACTAGAAGGCTTTCCCGCCCTTACCAACGATACGATTATTTATGGCATTTTAATACATAAAATTCCGATTGCCATTATCTTGTCCATATTTTTACTTGCCTCAAAATTAAAAATACAATATGTTGTTTTTTTTATATTGATGTTTTCGTTTATGACACCATTGGGAACCCTTCTAGCGGACAATGTTCCTTTTCTTTTAAAGTATGCAACATCAATAAATGCATTGGTCATAGGGGTCTTCCTTCATATTTCAACCGTTATTTTATTTGAAAGTTCCGAAGGGCATAAATTTAATCTAAGGAAATTATTGGTTATTGTTTTAGGAATCGTTATTGCTTATATACTTTAA
- a CDS encoding DUF6048 family protein, with amino-acid sequence MLRYFISSCLVFLVVSGYSQSQNKPIDLQPKDTIVYKQEYGLRAGIDLSKLLLTSLNDDYQGFEIVGDYRLNEKLFLAAELGNEKKTQTESVIEGRDLYDYTTSGSYLKVGVDYNTYKNWYGENNSVFVGARYAISRYNQTLNNFRYYDSNRYWNDDFPVGSAEPIDFDGLTASWIELLFGAKVELFANIYIGASVRLGILVTQEKGVNNLWIPSFNKVTDNSRFGANYNYSISYFLPLYKKEKKKKEPKESIN; translated from the coding sequence ATGTTAAGATATTTCATTAGTAGTTGCCTGGTTTTCCTTGTCGTATCGGGATATTCCCAATCCCAAAACAAACCTATTGACCTACAGCCCAAAGATACCATTGTATACAAACAAGAATATGGTCTAAGGGCGGGAATAGATCTTAGTAAATTGCTATTGACTTCATTAAACGACGATTATCAAGGCTTTGAGATTGTTGGGGATTATCGCCTTAACGAAAAACTTTTTCTTGCGGCCGAATTGGGCAATGAAAAGAAAACACAAACCGAAAGTGTAATAGAGGGCAGGGATCTTTATGACTATACCACCTCGGGGAGCTATTTAAAAGTGGGGGTAGATTATAATACGTACAAAAATTGGTACGGTGAGAACAATTCGGTTTTTGTGGGTGCCAGATATGCTATAAGTAGATATAATCAAACCTTGAACAATTTTAGGTATTACGATAGCAATAGGTATTGGAACGATGATTTTCCCGTGGGTTCTGCCGAACCTATTGATTTTGATGGGTTGACCGCATCTTGGATAGAATTGTTGTTCGGAGCCAAAGTTGAACTTTTTGCGAACATCTATATTGGAGCCAGTGTACGTTTGGGCATATTGGTCACCCAAGAAAAAGGGGTAAACAATTTATGGATACCCAGTTTTAATAAGGTAACGGACAATAGCAGATTTGGAGCAAACTATAATTATTCCATCTCATACTTTTTACCCTTGTACAAAAAAGAAAAAAAGAAGAAAGAACCTAAGGAGAGTATCAATTAA